A genome region from Vicinamibacterales bacterium includes the following:
- a CDS encoding acyl-CoA dehydrogenase family protein — protein sequence MLDFDLTEEQRLLEQSVREWGAREIAPRIKDLDREHRFDPRIFPQMAELGLLGASVPAQYGGAGMDYVSLGIISEELEYVDTSLRVIMSVHAGLNCLTLLTWGSEAQKQQYLVPQAQGTKIATYGLTEPAAGSDVRGMQSVAVKRGDRYLLSGEKMWISLADVADNFLVFAWTDLSKKKQKDPSGISAFIVERGFAGFSSGTLKEKWGILAGNTGYFKMDEVEVPAENLVGREGEGFKIAMFALDQGRYTVAAGATGLIRACRDASVKYAKQRQTFGVEIGQHQLVKEMIAHMESDYQAARLLWLRSGVLKNTGRRNTRETGLAKWFATVASERAAGDCVQVHGANGYSDEYPAGRFYRNCKGAVIYEGTREIHKIMQADYLLGYRVDKPTRCELPPYQG from the coding sequence ATGCTCGATTTCGATCTCACCGAAGAACAGCGGCTGCTCGAACAATCGGTCCGCGAGTGGGGCGCGCGAGAGATTGCGCCCCGGATCAAGGATCTGGATCGCGAGCACCGCTTCGATCCCCGCATCTTTCCGCAGATGGCGGAGTTGGGACTCCTGGGCGCGTCGGTGCCGGCACAGTACGGCGGCGCCGGGATGGACTACGTCAGCCTCGGCATCATCAGCGAGGAGCTCGAGTACGTCGACACGTCGCTGCGGGTGATCATGTCGGTGCACGCCGGGCTCAACTGCCTGACGCTGCTGACCTGGGGCAGCGAGGCGCAGAAGCAGCAGTATCTCGTCCCGCAGGCGCAGGGGACGAAGATCGCGACCTACGGGCTGACCGAGCCGGCCGCTGGCAGCGATGTCCGCGGCATGCAGTCCGTCGCGGTGAAGAGAGGGGACCGCTACCTCCTCAGCGGCGAGAAGATGTGGATTTCGCTCGCCGACGTGGCCGACAACTTCCTCGTCTTCGCCTGGACCGATCTGTCGAAGAAGAAGCAGAAGGACCCCTCGGGCATCAGCGCGTTCATCGTCGAGCGCGGCTTCGCGGGGTTCTCGAGCGGGACGCTCAAGGAGAAGTGGGGCATCCTGGCCGGCAACACCGGCTACTTCAAGATGGACGAGGTGGAAGTGCCGGCCGAGAACCTCGTCGGACGGGAAGGCGAGGGCTTCAAGATCGCGATGTTCGCGCTCGACCAGGGGCGCTATACCGTGGCCGCCGGCGCGACCGGCCTGATCCGCGCCTGCCGTGACGCCAGCGTGAAGTACGCGAAGCAGCGCCAGACGTTCGGGGTCGAGATCGGGCAGCACCAGCTGGTCAAGGAAATGATCGCGCACATGGAGAGCGACTATCAGGCGGCGCGGCTGCTGTGGTTGCGCTCCGGCGTCCTCAAGAACACCGGTCGCCGCAATACGCGAGAAACCGGTCTCGCCAAATGGTTCGCGACCGTGGCGTCCGAGCGCGCGGCCGGCGACTGCGTGCAGGTGCACGGCGCCAACGGCTACTCCGACGAGTACCCGGCCGGCCGCTTCTATCGCAACTGCAAAGGGGCCGTCATCTACGAGGGCACGCGCGAAATCCACAAGATCATGCAGGCCGACTACCTGCTCGGCTACCGCGTCGACAAGCCGACGCGCTGCGAGCTGCCGCCGTACCAGGGTTAG
- a CDS encoding SAM-dependent chlorinase/fluorinase → MRPVIAILTDFGTVDHYAGTMKGVMLGICPDATLVDVTHDIPAHDVLTGALELAAAYKYFPVGTIFVAVVDPGVGSSRRGIAVDTGDYRFVAPDNGVLTQVLREIPAKKVVELTERRYARPTVSRTFEGRDRFAPAAAWLAKGTQLPALGRQVADVHKIDIPQPDSTADRVLGVVVRVDRFGNLVTNIDRKSVERLGIGGAIAIDADGQRIERLVATYAELPGDGVGALFGSTDHLELAAPSSSAAGRLSLGRGATVTVSRQG, encoded by the coding sequence GTGCGTCCTGTCATCGCGATCCTGACCGACTTCGGTACGGTCGATCACTACGCGGGGACGATGAAGGGGGTGATGCTCGGCATCTGCCCCGACGCGACGCTCGTCGACGTCACGCACGACATTCCCGCGCACGACGTGCTCACCGGCGCGCTGGAGCTGGCGGCCGCCTACAAGTACTTTCCGGTCGGGACGATTTTCGTGGCGGTGGTCGACCCCGGCGTCGGCTCGTCGCGGCGCGGCATCGCCGTCGATACCGGCGACTACCGGTTCGTCGCGCCCGACAACGGCGTGCTGACGCAGGTGCTCCGTGAGATCCCCGCCAAGAAGGTCGTCGAGCTGACCGAACGCCGCTACGCGCGTCCGACGGTGAGCCGCACGTTCGAGGGGCGCGACCGATTCGCGCCCGCGGCGGCCTGGCTGGCGAAGGGCACCCAGTTGCCGGCGCTCGGACGTCAGGTCGCGGATGTGCACAAGATCGACATCCCGCAGCCGGACTCGACCGCCGATCGGGTCCTCGGCGTCGTCGTGCGCGTCGACCGGTTTGGCAACCTGGTCACCAACATCGATCGAAAATCCGTCGAGCGGCTGGGCATCGGCGGCGCGATCGCGATCGACGCCGACGGTCAGCGCATCGAACGTCTCGTCGCCACCTACGCGGAGCTGCCCGGCGACGGCGTCGGCGCGCTGTTCGGGAGTACCGACCACCTCGAACTCGCGGCGCCGTCCTCGAGCGCCGCCGGCCGCCTCTCGCTGGGCCGCGGCGCGACGGTGACGGTTTCGCGGCAGGGGTAA
- a CDS encoding class I SAM-dependent methyltransferase, with protein MSISDLLKFGAKRPNTSAGGGVGDAPAPKGPDPVVASKALPKFVGALANRDAPVLVDFGPVIGTNVGYFGEHLGCKLFIEDLATEIDRHMRAGTRDVLAASLVARFTQADGSVDGVLCWDIFDFLEVPAAKLVAQQVVRVLRPGGALMGFFCTKAVERAPFTKFEIVEESQSLRHRHHTGTGGPKFVLQNRDIIKMFDGLNVSESFLLKSNTREILFRKRA; from the coding sequence GTGTCGATTTCCGATCTCCTCAAGTTCGGCGCCAAGCGCCCGAACACCTCCGCCGGCGGCGGAGTTGGGGACGCCCCTGCGCCGAAAGGCCCCGATCCGGTGGTCGCCTCCAAGGCACTCCCGAAGTTCGTCGGCGCGCTGGCCAATCGCGACGCGCCAGTGCTCGTGGACTTCGGGCCGGTGATCGGCACCAACGTCGGCTACTTCGGCGAACATCTCGGCTGCAAGCTGTTCATCGAGGACCTGGCGACCGAGATCGACAGGCACATGCGCGCCGGCACGCGCGACGTCCTTGCGGCCTCACTGGTGGCGCGCTTCACGCAGGCCGACGGCAGCGTCGACGGCGTGCTCTGCTGGGACATCTTCGACTTCCTCGAGGTGCCAGCGGCAAAGCTGGTGGCGCAGCAGGTCGTCCGCGTTCTCCGCCCTGGCGGCGCGCTCATGGGGTTCTTCTGCACCAAGGCCGTCGAGCGCGCGCCGTTCACGAAGTTCGAGATCGTCGAGGAATCGCAGTCGCTGCGGCACCGTCACCACACGGGCACCGGCGGTCCCAAGTTCGTGCTGCAGAATCGCGACATCATCAAGATGTTCGACGGACTCAACGTCTCGGAGTCGTTTCTCCTCAAGAGCAACACGCGCGAAATCCTGTTCAGGAAGCGAGCGTGA
- a CDS encoding polymer-forming cytoskeletal protein: MEKGPVNIGKSVVIKGELTGSEDLTIEGHVEGKIELRQNVLTIGPNGKIKAQVFAKSVIILGEVTGNVTASEKVDLRDNGSIDGDIAAPRVAIAEGAHFRGSIDMQRSGGSGGGSKSTEGKSTEGKPAAGTSAPAQSASQPAPAAAGSR, encoded by the coding sequence ATGGAGAAGGGTCCCGTGAATATCGGCAAGTCCGTCGTCATCAAAGGGGAACTCACCGGCAGCGAAGATCTGACCATCGAAGGACACGTCGAAGGGAAGATCGAGCTGCGCCAGAACGTCCTGACCATCGGCCCCAACGGGAAGATCAAGGCGCAGGTGTTTGCCAAGTCAGTCATCATCCTAGGCGAGGTCACCGGCAACGTGACGGCGTCCGAGAAAGTCGACCTTCGCGACAACGGCTCGATCGACGGCGACATCGCAGCGCCGCGCGTCGCCATCGCGGAGGGCGCGCATTTCCGCGGCAGCATCGACATGCAGCGCAGCGGCGGCAGCGGCGGCGGCAGCAAGTCGACAGAAGGCAAGTCGACCGAAGGCAAGCCGGCAGCCGGCACCAGCGCGCCGGCACAGTCGGCGTCGCAGCCCGCGCCGGCAGCGGCAGGTTCGCGCTAG
- a CDS encoding cysteine desulfurase family protein, with protein sequence MRAYFDHNATTPPAPETVEVVVRALAGEFGNPSSVHHFGQRAKALLDEARSSVAALIGGEPGEIVFTSGGTESDNLALRGAAEALEPSGRRHIVTSGIEHEAVLNTVKALVKRGWTSTILPVGATGIVSPGALAAAMTPATAVVSVMHANNEIGTVQPIADLAAVAHEHGALFHTDAVQTAGKLPVNVKTLGIDLLTLSAHKFNGPKGAGALWIRRGTRLVSTMTGGKHERNRRGGTENVPGIAGMGVAAGLARVKLPTEAPRLGALRDRLERGILDRVAATALNGAPAPRVPNTTNISFDGVEAESLLIALDLEGFAVSTGSACSSGTLEPSHVLRAMGLPAHRTQNSIRFSLGLGNDETQVDALLAKLPAIVEKLRSLVRR encoded by the coding sequence ATGAGGGCCTACTTCGATCATAACGCCACTACGCCGCCGGCCCCAGAAACTGTCGAGGTCGTGGTGCGCGCGCTCGCAGGCGAGTTCGGCAACCCCTCGAGCGTGCACCATTTCGGCCAGCGCGCCAAGGCGCTGCTCGATGAGGCGCGCTCGTCGGTGGCGGCGCTCATAGGCGGCGAGCCCGGCGAGATTGTGTTCACCAGCGGTGGCACCGAGTCGGACAACCTCGCGCTGCGAGGTGCCGCCGAGGCGCTCGAGCCCAGCGGACGTCGCCACATCGTGACCTCGGGCATCGAGCACGAGGCCGTGCTCAACACTGTCAAGGCGCTCGTCAAGCGCGGGTGGACTTCAACCATTCTGCCGGTTGGCGCCACCGGCATCGTCTCGCCGGGCGCGCTCGCTGCCGCGATGACGCCAGCCACCGCGGTGGTCTCGGTGATGCACGCCAACAACGAGATCGGCACCGTGCAGCCGATCGCCGATCTGGCTGCTGTCGCCCACGAGCATGGCGCGCTCTTCCACACCGACGCCGTGCAGACGGCGGGCAAGCTTCCCGTCAACGTCAAGACGCTCGGCATCGATCTGCTGACGCTCTCGGCGCACAAGTTCAACGGCCCCAAGGGAGCCGGCGCGCTCTGGATCCGCCGCGGCACGCGGTTGGTATCGACGATGACCGGTGGTAAGCACGAGCGGAACCGCCGCGGCGGCACGGAGAACGTCCCAGGCATCGCCGGTATGGGCGTCGCGGCGGGGTTGGCGCGCGTCAAGCTGCCTACCGAGGCACCGCGCCTCGGCGCGCTCCGCGATCGACTCGAGCGCGGGATCCTCGATCGCGTCGCCGCCACCGCGCTCAACGGCGCGCCGGCGCCGCGCGTCCCGAATACCACGAACATCAGCTTCGACGGCGTCGAAGCGGAATCGCTGCTCATCGCGCTCGACCTCGAAGGGTTCGCCGTCTCGACCGGATCGGCCTGTTCGTCCGGCACGCTGGAGCCGTCGCACGTGCTGCGCGCAATGGGCCTGCCGGCGCACCGCACGCAGAACTCCATCCGCTTCAGCCTCGGGCTCGGTAACGACGAGACGCAGGTCGACGCGCTCCTCGCGAAGCTCCCGGCCATCGTGGAGAAGCTTCGCTCGCTGGTCCGGCGATAG
- the mnmA gene encoding tRNA 2-thiouridine(34) synthase MnmA — MRIVVAMSGGVDSSVAAALLAREGHDVIGLSMQLYDQSPKADGAQAHDAITFGSCCTLDDLYDARRVAAAIGIPHYIVNFERRFEEHVVADFVREYAAGRTPIPCVHCNGDLKFASLVERAAGFDAEAVATGHYARVEFDEPTGRYRLARGVDTQKDQSYFLFTLSQAQLAHARFPVGHLDKAEVREQARQLGLRVADKKDSQEICFVAPGEHPDFVAGRAALPPGLIRDRDGRELGRHEGIHRFTIGQRKGLGLSAGIPLYVVGIDAATAAVTVGPREDLERTTLTASRVNWIGGDIPGAPLRAHARIRHRHAEAVATITPLDGDRAGVVFDTPQSAITPGQAVVFYEGEYVLGGGWID; from the coding sequence ATGCGCATCGTAGTCGCAATGTCGGGTGGAGTGGATTCGTCGGTCGCCGCGGCGCTGCTGGCCAGGGAGGGCCACGACGTCATCGGCCTGTCGATGCAGCTCTATGATCAGTCACCCAAGGCAGACGGCGCGCAGGCGCACGACGCCATTACGTTCGGCAGCTGCTGCACGCTCGACGACTTGTACGACGCGCGCCGCGTCGCCGCTGCCATCGGCATCCCCCACTACATCGTCAACTTCGAGCGTCGATTCGAGGAACACGTGGTGGCCGACTTCGTGCGCGAGTACGCGGCCGGACGGACGCCGATTCCGTGCGTCCACTGCAACGGCGACCTGAAGTTCGCCTCGCTCGTCGAGCGCGCGGCGGGGTTCGACGCCGAGGCGGTGGCCACCGGCCACTACGCCCGGGTTGAGTTCGACGAGCCGACCGGGCGCTATCGGCTCGCGCGCGGCGTCGACACGCAGAAGGACCAGTCCTATTTCCTGTTCACGCTGTCGCAGGCTCAGCTCGCGCACGCTCGCTTCCCCGTCGGGCACCTCGACAAGGCGGAGGTCCGCGAGCAGGCGCGCCAGCTCGGGTTGCGGGTTGCCGACAAGAAGGACAGCCAGGAGATCTGCTTCGTCGCGCCAGGCGAGCATCCCGATTTCGTGGCCGGACGCGCCGCGCTGCCGCCTGGACTGATCCGCGATCGCGACGGGCGGGAACTCGGCCGCCACGAGGGTATCCACCGTTTCACGATCGGCCAGCGGAAGGGGCTCGGCCTCTCGGCCGGCATTCCGCTCTACGTCGTCGGCATCGACGCCGCGACGGCCGCGGTCACCGTCGGCCCGCGCGAGGACCTCGAGCGGACCACGCTGACCGCGTCGCGCGTGAACTGGATCGGCGGCGACATTCCGGGGGCGCCACTCCGCGCGCACGCGCGCATCCGCCACCGCCATGCCGAGGCGGTCGCCACGATCACGCCGCTCGACGGCGATCGAGCCGGTGTCGTCTTCGATACGCCACAGAGCGCGATCACGCCAGGCCAGGCGGTGGTGTTCTACGAGGGCGAGTACGTGCTGGGCGGCGGCTGGATCGACTGA
- the trxB gene encoding thioredoxin-disulfide reductase, producing MNESQGRGVRNVIIIGSGPAGLTAALYTARANLKPLIIEGLEAGGQLMLTTLVENFPGHRNGIMGPDLMTEMRAQAEHFGAEVIRGHVTSVDLLARPYTVKTSDAEYSCRTLIIATGASARLLGLPSERALIGHGVSTCATCDGYFFRGKPIAVVGGGDSAMEEAMFLTRFASSVTVVHRRETLRASKIMQDKAFANPKISFEWNTEIEEIKDTGKGEVTAMALRNSVTGERKEIAVDGVFVAIGHTPNTTLFRNHLDTDANGYIITRSGTRTSVPGVFACGDVQDHVYRQAITAAGSGCMAAIDAEKYLEGLPQHMGETAVNA from the coding sequence ATGAACGAGTCGCAGGGGCGCGGGGTGCGGAACGTCATCATCATCGGGTCTGGACCCGCAGGGCTTACTGCCGCGCTGTACACCGCCCGGGCGAATCTCAAGCCGCTCATCATCGAGGGGCTCGAGGCCGGCGGCCAGCTCATGTTGACGACACTCGTCGAGAACTTCCCCGGGCACCGCAACGGCATCATGGGCCCAGACCTGATGACCGAGATGCGCGCGCAGGCGGAGCACTTCGGCGCCGAGGTCATCCGCGGGCACGTCACCTCGGTCGATCTGCTGGCGCGCCCCTACACCGTCAAGACCTCGGACGCCGAATACAGCTGCCGCACGCTGATCATCGCGACGGGTGCATCGGCGCGGCTGCTCGGGCTGCCCTCTGAGCGCGCGCTCATCGGCCACGGCGTCTCGACCTGCGCGACCTGCGACGGCTATTTCTTTCGCGGCAAGCCGATCGCCGTCGTCGGCGGCGGCGACTCGGCGATGGAAGAAGCGATGTTCCTGACGCGCTTTGCCTCGAGCGTCACCGTCGTCCACCGCCGCGAGACGCTGCGCGCCTCGAAGATCATGCAGGACAAGGCGTTCGCCAACCCCAAGATCTCGTTCGAGTGGAACACCGAAATCGAAGAGATCAAGGACACCGGCAAGGGCGAGGTGACGGCGATGGCTCTGCGGAACAGCGTCACCGGCGAGCGAAAAGAGATCGCCGTCGACGGGGTGTTCGTCGCGATCGGCCACACACCGAACACGACGCTCTTCAGGAACCATCTCGACACCGACGCGAACGGCTACATCATCACGCGCTCCGGCACGCGGACGAGTGTTCCCGGGGTGTTCGCATGCGGCGACGTGCAGGATCACGTTTACCGCCAGGCGATCACCGCCGCCGGATCCGGCTGCATGGCCGCGATCGACGCGGAGAAATACCTCGAAGGCCTGCCCCAGCACATGGGTGAGACGGCGGTCAACGCCTAG
- the trxA gene encoding thioredoxin, whose translation MASEKVQTFTDDNFDNTINAGKPVLVDFWAEWCGPCKRLAPTVDELASDYDGKVVVGKLNVDDNPNTASKFSIRGIPTLLLFKGGQVVEQVVGLADKDSLKKVIDKHVA comes from the coding sequence ATGGCATCCGAGAAGGTTCAGACGTTTACCGACGACAACTTCGACAACACGATCAACGCCGGCAAACCCGTGCTGGTCGATTTCTGGGCGGAGTGGTGCGGCCCTTGTAAGCGGCTGGCGCCGACTGTGGACGAGCTCGCTTCGGACTACGACGGTAAAGTGGTCGTCGGAAAGCTGAACGTGGACGACAACCCCAATACGGCGTCCAAGTTCAGCATCCGCGGCATCCCGACGCTGCTGCTGTTCAAGGGGGGCCAGGTCGTCGAGCAGGTCGTCGGTCTCGCCGACAAGGACTCGCTGAAGAAGGTCATCGACAAACACGTCGCATGA
- the glgA gene encoding glycogen synthase GlgA: MKGKDTKEPKEAKEPKVRRSAGRAKGEAPRGRQVAQGAEVSVAAPAGEQLDILFITSEMRPFARTGGLSDVSSSLPGALARLGHRVTVVLPRYRGAQVDAAGWSAEVPFGLHAYPVRFVEQPVEPGVAAVLIDAPALFDRDGLYGDARGEFGDNAFRFAVLCRGALEYARLKGTRPSVIHTHDWQAALAPAYLRTVLRDDPIVGGVKTVLTIHNLAFQGAFDSKELTWIGLGRDLYTPDVMEFWGRASSLKAGIVLSDVITTVSPTYAREILRPEHGFGFDGVLRSRARDLVGILNGIDTDVWNPASDAHLAATFTAASLAGRRTNKRAVLEAAGLPIDAAALARPLIGIVTRLTQQKGCDLYAGAGERLLEPDASWVILGSGDGWCEDFWKRLSAARPDRVAARIGFDDGLAHLIEGGADIFLMPSWYEPCGLNQMYSQRYGTLPIVRATGGLEDTVVDADRSPDGGTGFKFEDYTPEALLEAIARAVRAFANPKTWKHFQRNAMRRDFSWDVSAREYVKVYRGY; encoded by the coding sequence ATGAAAGGGAAGGACACGAAGGAGCCGAAAGAGGCGAAGGAACCGAAGGTGCGACGGTCGGCGGGTCGGGCGAAGGGGGAGGCTCCTCGAGGGCGGCAGGTCGCGCAGGGAGCGGAGGTGTCGGTCGCGGCGCCAGCGGGGGAGCAGCTCGACATTCTGTTCATCACGTCGGAGATGCGGCCGTTTGCGCGCACCGGCGGGCTTTCCGACGTCTCGAGTTCGCTGCCTGGGGCGCTGGCCAGGCTGGGGCATCGGGTGACGGTTGTGCTCCCCAGATACCGCGGCGCTCAGGTCGACGCGGCCGGCTGGTCGGCGGAGGTGCCGTTCGGGCTGCACGCCTACCCGGTGCGTTTCGTCGAGCAGCCGGTCGAGCCCGGCGTCGCGGCGGTGCTCATCGATGCGCCGGCGCTCTTCGATCGCGACGGACTCTATGGAGATGCGCGCGGCGAGTTCGGGGACAACGCGTTCCGGTTTGCGGTCCTCTGCCGCGGCGCGCTCGAGTATGCCCGTCTCAAGGGCACGCGGCCATCCGTCATCCACACCCATGACTGGCAGGCGGCGCTGGCGCCGGCCTACCTCCGAACGGTGCTCCGCGACGATCCGATCGTCGGCGGCGTCAAGACGGTGCTGACGATACACAACCTCGCGTTTCAGGGAGCCTTCGACTCGAAGGAGTTGACGTGGATCGGGCTCGGACGTGATCTCTATACCCCCGACGTCATGGAGTTCTGGGGACGCGCCAGCTCGCTCAAGGCGGGCATCGTCCTGAGCGACGTCATCACGACGGTCAGCCCGACCTACGCCCGCGAAATCCTGCGGCCGGAGCACGGGTTCGGGTTCGACGGCGTGCTTCGCTCCCGCGCCAGAGACCTGGTCGGGATCCTCAACGGCATCGATACCGACGTCTGGAATCCGGCGAGCGACGCGCATCTGGCGGCAACCTTCACGGCCGCCTCGCTCGCCGGGCGGCGGACGAACAAGCGTGCGGTGCTCGAAGCCGCCGGCCTTCCCATCGACGCCGCCGCCCTGGCACGCCCGCTCATCGGGATCGTGACGCGCCTGACGCAGCAGAAGGGCTGCGATCTCTACGCGGGCGCCGGCGAACGTCTCCTCGAGCCGGACGCCTCCTGGGTGATCCTAGGCAGCGGCGACGGTTGGTGCGAAGACTTCTGGAAGCGGCTGTCGGCCGCCAGGCCCGATCGCGTCGCGGCGCGCATCGGCTTCGACGACGGGCTGGCGCATCTCATCGAGGGGGGGGCCGACATCTTCCTGATGCCGTCGTGGTACGAGCCGTGTGGGCTCAATCAGATGTACAGCCAGCGCTACGGCACGCTGCCGATCGTCAGGGCGACGGGCGGACTCGAGGACACCGTGGTCGACGCGGACCGATCGCCCGATGGCGGCACCGGCTTCAAGTTCGAGGACTACACGCCGGAGGCGCTGCTCGAGGCGATCGCGCGTGCCGTCCGGGCGTTTGCGAACCCCAAGACCTGGAAGCATTTCCAGCGGAACGCGATGCGGCGGGATTTCTCCTGGGACGTTTCAGCCCGGGAGTATGTCAAAGTATATAGAGGTTATTGA
- a CDS encoding sulfatase-like hydrolase/transferase translates to MIRTRRWGVMFVVSALVLGGAAAARLWWPRAQKAAGNVDLGPLPRGVDRQALNLVVITLDTTRADRLGAYGYKDIETPTLDRLAADGVLFEQASTAAPLTLPSHSSIFTSLFPPEHGVRDNGGFFLAPSHKTLATVLKSQGFQTGAVVGAYVLDGKWGLNQGFDTYVDDFDLSKMTGGFGIGDVKRPGNEVVDRALPWLEKVKDRRFFAWLHFYDAHSPYLSPEPFASRYRTHPYSGAISFADSQVARVIAFLDQHHLLDRTVIAVVGDHGEGLNQHQEGTHGFFIYQSTMRVPFIVRAPFERTRGRRVADPVRTVDLFPTVLDLLGVPVPKGIAGVSLAPLMTGATARLDLEVYAEALYPLHHYGWSELRAWRAGQYKVIDAPRPELYDLDRDPDETANLYDQKKSVADVMIARLRSQENDDPSKQAAQAAPEVDPEARARLAALGYVGSFVATVSGPSSQRADPKDKIGLFNLMTDSREIAKDKDSFDTVVSMLTKVVHDDPAVIDAWFNLGNAHFKVGRFEDAIKYFSKALELKPDYDLAVINMANAYRKLGRDDAALAGYERYLSIDPKNAQVRYQIGEIYLDRGEDAKAEANFTQALAIDPRTASARNALGALAFRHGDSAGAEREIRAALAMKPDVRLAHYNLALIAEQRGDDTTAEAEYRREIDAHPGAYKASFNLSRLYERHGNIGAQMASLKTAIDGNPQFAEGYLFLAKAYVDTNDDPAEAIRLARKGLALKPDPSVAPLGHFAIAAALMKQGHGSDAARELAVGRALESRGAK, encoded by the coding sequence GTGATCAGGACACGCCGGTGGGGCGTGATGTTCGTGGTGTCGGCGCTTGTCCTCGGCGGAGCGGCGGCTGCGCGGCTGTGGTGGCCCCGCGCGCAGAAGGCGGCGGGGAATGTCGATCTCGGGCCGCTGCCGCGCGGCGTCGACCGGCAGGCGCTCAACCTCGTCGTCATCACGCTCGATACGACCCGCGCCGACCGTCTGGGCGCCTACGGCTACAAGGACATTGAGACGCCGACGCTCGATCGGCTGGCGGCCGACGGGGTGCTGTTCGAGCAGGCCTCGACCGCGGCGCCGCTGACGCTGCCGTCGCATTCGAGCATCTTCACGAGTCTCTTTCCGCCCGAGCACGGCGTCCGCGACAACGGCGGCTTTTTCCTTGCGCCGTCGCACAAGACGCTCGCCACCGTGCTGAAGTCGCAGGGCTTTCAGACCGGCGCGGTTGTCGGCGCCTACGTGCTCGACGGCAAGTGGGGCCTGAACCAGGGCTTCGACACCTATGTCGATGACTTCGACCTGTCGAAGATGACGGGCGGCTTCGGCATCGGCGACGTCAAGCGCCCGGGCAACGAAGTGGTCGATCGCGCGCTGCCGTGGCTGGAGAAGGTCAAGGACCGGCGCTTCTTCGCGTGGCTGCACTTCTACGATGCGCACTCGCCGTATCTGTCGCCCGAGCCGTTCGCGTCGCGTTACCGCACGCATCCCTATAGCGGCGCGATCTCGTTCGCCGATTCGCAGGTGGCGCGCGTCATCGCCTTCCTCGATCAGCATCACCTGCTCGATCGAACGGTGATCGCGGTGGTCGGCGACCACGGCGAGGGGCTGAATCAGCACCAGGAGGGGACGCACGGCTTCTTCATCTACCAGAGCACGATGCGCGTGCCGTTCATCGTGCGCGCCCCGTTCGAGCGGACGCGCGGCCGCCGCGTCGCCGACCCCGTGCGCACGGTCGATCTGTTTCCGACGGTGCTCGATCTGCTCGGCGTGCCGGTGCCGAAGGGGATTGCCGGCGTGAGCCTGGCACCGCTGATGACCGGCGCCACGGCGCGCCTGGATCTGGAGGTGTACGCCGAAGCGCTGTACCCGCTGCACCACTACGGCTGGAGCGAGCTGCGGGCGTGGCGCGCCGGCCAGTACAAGGTGATCGACGCGCCCCGCCCGGAGCTGTACGACCTGGATCGCGATCCGGACGAGACCGCCAACCTCTACGACCAGAAGAAGAGCGTCGCCGATGTCATGATCGCGCGGCTGCGGTCGCAGGAGAACGACGACCCCTCGAAGCAGGCGGCGCAGGCGGCGCCCGAGGTCGATCCCGAAGCGCGCGCCCGCCTGGCGGCGCTCGGTTACGTCGGCTCGTTCGTCGCCACGGTGTCGGGCCCGTCCAGCCAGCGCGCCGATCCGAAGGACAAGATCGGGCTCTTCAATCTGATGACCGATTCGCGTGAGATCGCCAAGGACAAGGACTCCTTCGACACCGTGGTGTCGATGCTGACCAAGGTCGTCCACGACGATCCCGCCGTCATCGACGCGTGGTTCAATCTCGGCAACGCCCACTTCAAGGTGGGCCGCTTCGAAGACGCCATCAAATACTTTTCGAAGGCTCTCGAGCTCAAGCCGGACTACGACCTCGCGGTGATCAACATGGCGAACGCCTACCGCAAGCTGGGTCGCGACGACGCCGCGCTCGCCGGCTACGAGCGCTACCTGTCGATCGACCCGAAAAACGCGCAGGTCCGCTATCAGATCGGCGAAATCTATCTCGATCGTGGAGAGGACGCGAAGGCGGAAGCGAATTTCACCCAGGCGCTGGCGATCGATCCGCGAACGGCGTCGGCGCGCAACGCGCTCGGCGCCCTCGCCTTCCGGCACGGCGACAGCGCTGGCGCGGAACGCGAGATTCGCGCCGCGCTCGCGATGAAGCCGGACGTGCGGCTCGCGCACTACAATCTGGCGCTGATCGCCGAACAGCGGGGCGACGACACGACCGCGGAGGCGGAATATCGCCGCGAGATCGACGCGCATCCAGGCGCCTACAAGGCGTCGTTCAACCTGAGCCGCCTCTACGAGCGCCACGGCAACATCGGCGCGCAGATGGCCTCGCTCAAGACGGCGATCGACGGCAATCCGCAGTTCGCGGAAGGGTACCTGTTTCTGGCAAAGGCGTATGTCGACACGAACGACGATCCCGCCGAGGCGATCCGCCTGGCGCGCAAGGGCCTGGCACTGAAACCGGATCCGTCCGTGGCTCCGCTCGGCCACTTCGCCATCGCCGCCGCCCTGATGAAACAGGGACACGGCAGCGACGCCGCGCGCGAGCTGGCCGTGGGACGCGCGCTCGAATCCAGAGGTGCGAAATGA